The following proteins come from a genomic window of bacterium:
- a CDS encoding 50S ribosomal protein L19 — MNIVDAVRNQQLKDGIPDFNVGDTVKFRVKVIEGNKERFQPFQGTVIQRRGSGVEATFTVRKISGNIGVERVFPLHSPNISDLEVVRRGKVRRAKLYYLRGLSGKKARISSRREAPPQETEKKD, encoded by the coding sequence ATGAACATCGTCGACGCGGTCAGGAACCAGCAGTTGAAGGACGGGATCCCCGACTTCAATGTGGGCGACACGGTGAAATTCCGGGTCAAGGTGATCGAGGGCAACAAGGAGCGCTTCCAGCCCTTCCAGGGCACGGTGATCCAGCGCCGCGGCAGCGGCGTCGAGGCCACCTTCACGGTGCGCAAGATCTCCGGCAACATCGGCGTGGAGCGCGTCTTCCCGCTGCACAGTCCGAACATCAGCGACCTCGAGGTCGTTCGCCGCGGCAAGGTCCGGCGCGCGAAGCTCTACTACCTGCGCGGACTCAGCGGCAAGAAGGCCCGCATCTCGAGCCGTCGCGAGGCCCCACCTCAGGAGACCGAGAAGAAGGACTGA
- a CDS encoding ribonuclease HII, with translation MSSSAAKGRIPSGAPALAAEALLAAPAVFLAAPLATQAAALAGLAPAAREPWLLLLAADPRQGARALASRLRREEAKLAARERRWQALAAFDREAAAGSRLAGVDEVGRGPLAGPVTAAALILPPDYHAPGLDDSKRLSPAARERWSERLRADAVAWAIADEPAERIDARGIRAAVFAAMARALRALSPRAERVLIDGRELPPGARISRAIVDGDAKSLAVAGASVLAKVHRDALMREADREWPGYGFAEHKGYGSPAHIAALLELGPCPLHRRSFCGRWLPAAAGAGRSR, from the coding sequence ATGTCCAGCAGCGCTGCCAAGGGCCGGATCCCCAGCGGGGCGCCGGCCCTTGCGGCTGAGGCGTTGCTCGCCGCGCCGGCCGTCTTCCTCGCCGCCCCGCTGGCCACCCAGGCGGCCGCCCTCGCCGGTCTCGCGCCCGCGGCGCGAGAGCCCTGGCTCCTGCTCCTCGCTGCGGATCCCCGCCAGGGGGCGCGCGCACTGGCATCCCGCTTGCGCCGGGAAGAGGCGAAGCTGGCGGCGCGCGAGCGGCGCTGGCAGGCACTGGCTGCCTTCGATCGCGAAGCGGCCGCGGGCAGCCGGCTCGCCGGCGTCGACGAGGTCGGCCGCGGTCCCCTGGCCGGTCCCGTCACCGCCGCCGCGCTCATCCTGCCCCCGGATTACCATGCCCCGGGTCTGGACGACTCCAAGCGTCTGAGCCCGGCCGCCCGCGAGCGCTGGTCCGAGCGCCTGCGCGCCGACGCCGTCGCCTGGGCCATTGCCGACGAGCCGGCCGAGCGGATCGACGCCCGCGGCATCCGCGCGGCCGTCTTCGCGGCGATGGCCCGCGCGCTGCGCGCGCTCTCCCCGCGCGCCGAGCGCGTGCTCATCGACGGCCGCGAGCTGCCGCCGGGCGCACGCATCAGCCGCGCGATCGTGGACGGCGACGCGAAGAGCCTCGCCGTCGCCGGCGCCTCGGTGCTCGCGAAGGTGCACCGGGACGCGCTGATGCGGGAGGCGGATCGCGAGTGGCCCGGCTACGGCTTCGCCGAGCACAAGGGCTACGGCAGCCCCGCGCACATCGCTGCCCTCCTGGAGCTGGGGCCCTGCCCCCTGCACCGCCGGAGTTTCTGTGGACGCTGGCTGCCTGCCGCGGCGGGCGCTGGGCGATCTCGGTGA
- the trmD gene encoding tRNA (guanosine(37)-N1)-methyltransferase TrmD, producing the protein MVINVVSLFPDFLREALRVGILERAEARGVVSYRFASPRDFAVDRHGTVDDYPYGGGAGMILMAPPLVEAVESLARQSDHPGHPVILLSPRGRRFDQATARRLSREQEFTLICGRYKDVDERVRDLVVSEEISLGDFVLTGGEPAAICVIDAVLRLLPDVMSDLESAEADSFGADKGGLLDWPHYTRPERYRDLAVPAVLKSGNHAKIESWRRGESLRLTRKHRPDLLARQGGGEREADQ; encoded by the coding sequence GCGCGAGGCGCTGCGGGTCGGGATCCTCGAGCGCGCCGAGGCGCGGGGGGTGGTCAGCTATCGCTTCGCCAGTCCGCGCGACTTCGCGGTGGACCGGCACGGGACGGTGGACGACTACCCCTACGGCGGCGGCGCGGGGATGATCTTGATGGCGCCGCCGCTGGTGGAAGCGGTGGAGTCGCTCGCGCGACAGAGTGACCACCCGGGGCACCCGGTGATCCTCCTGTCGCCGCGCGGCAGGCGCTTCGATCAGGCGACCGCGCGCCGCCTGAGCCGGGAGCAGGAGTTCACCCTGATCTGTGGGCGTTACAAGGACGTCGACGAGAGGGTGCGCGACTTGGTGGTCAGCGAGGAGATCTCCCTGGGGGACTTCGTGCTGACCGGGGGGGAGCCGGCGGCGATCTGCGTGATCGACGCAGTGCTCAGGCTCCTGCCCGACGTGATGAGCGACCTCGAGTCGGCGGAGGCCGACTCCTTCGGGGCGGACAAGGGCGGCCTGCTGGACTGGCCCCACTACACGCGCCCGGAGCGCTATCGCGACCTGGCGGTGCCCGCCGTCCTGAAGAGCGGGAACCATGCGAAGATCGAGAGCTGGCGCCGGGGAGAGTCCCTGCGCCTCACCCGGAAGCACCGTCCCGATCTCCTCGCCCGGCAGGGCGGCGGGGAGCGCGAGGCGGATCAGTAG
- a CDS encoding YraN family protein, with product MPRRALGDLGEEIAERFLALKGLTILARKLRIAQKEIDLLARDGDCLVFVEVRLRRGDRYGTALASLGPRKQQHLRAALREAVLRRGWRGAYRLDLITLDLDRARERLLLEHYRGL from the coding sequence CTGCCGCGGCGGGCGCTGGGCGATCTCGGTGAGGAGATCGCCGAGCGCTTCCTCGCGCTCAAGGGCCTGACCATCCTCGCGCGCAAGCTGCGCATCGCTCAGAAAGAGATTGACCTGCTCGCGCGCGACGGCGACTGTCTCGTCTTCGTGGAGGTGCGCCTGCGCCGCGGCGATCGCTACGGCACGGCCCTCGCCAGCCTCGGACCGCGCAAGCAGCAGCACCTGCGCGCCGCGCTGCGCGAGGCGGTGCTGCGCCGGGGCTGGCGGGGCGCCTACCGGCTCGACCTCATCACCCTGGATCTGGACCGCGCGCGCGAGCGCCTGCTGCTCGAGCACTATCGCGGCCTCTAG
- a CDS encoding undecaprenyl/decaprenyl-phosphate alpha-N-acetylglucosaminyl 1-phosphate transferase produces MAQVLATVLACLSSLLLGRLAIAAAPRLRFLDPPGARKLQARPVPVLGGAAIFLGLLLGVAPGLAGPERFLLGRWLTAGAWLLALGMVDDRRGLGPLARLVGQLLAALLFLPELSAWLGPDWVWPARAIGLLWLLGLINAFNFLDNMDGAAASTAFWTALALGLSLATAGGAALADGLWPLAGALLGFLWWNRPPARLYMGDAGATCLGFSLGLFALLAVGRASLSPWLAPLFLAVPLYDTASVCWIRWREGRPLWVGDRRHATHRLLARGAGIGRTLATINVWTLAAAALALGWGERGAAWLPLGAALALALGVFGWERNWERRRAAAGEPPRRG; encoded by the coding sequence ATGGCACAGGTCCTCGCGACAGTCCTCGCCTGCCTGAGCAGCCTGCTGCTCGGGCGCCTGGCCATCGCGGCCGCACCGCGCCTGCGCTTCCTCGATCCGCCGGGCGCCCGCAAGCTGCAGGCGCGGCCGGTGCCCGTGCTCGGCGGCGCCGCGATCTTCCTCGGGCTCTTGCTGGGGGTGGCGCCCGGGCTGGCGGGGCCCGAGCGCTTCCTGCTCGGGCGCTGGCTGACGGCCGGCGCCTGGCTGCTCGCCTTGGGCATGGTCGACGACCGCCGCGGCCTCGGGCCCTTGGCCCGCCTGGTCGGGCAGCTACTCGCGGCCTTGCTCTTCCTGCCGGAACTGAGCGCCTGGCTGGGGCCGGATTGGGTCTGGCCGGCGCGCGCGATCGGCCTGCTCTGGCTGCTCGGGCTGATCAACGCCTTCAATTTCCTGGACAACATGGACGGCGCCGCGGCGAGCACGGCCTTCTGGACGGCGCTCGCGCTCGGCCTCAGCCTCGCCACGGCGGGTGGCGCCGCGCTCGCCGACGGACTCTGGCCGCTGGCGGGCGCGCTGCTCGGCTTCCTTTGGTGGAATCGGCCGCCGGCGCGCCTCTACATGGGCGACGCCGGCGCGACCTGCCTCGGCTTCAGCCTGGGGCTCTTCGCGCTGCTCGCCGTGGGCCGCGCGTCGCTGTCGCCCTGGCTGGCGCCGCTCTTCCTGGCGGTGCCGCTCTACGACACGGCGAGCGTGTGCTGGATCCGCTGGCGAGAGGGGCGGCCGCTCTGGGTTGGGGACCGCCGGCACGCAACGCACCGTCTGCTCGCGCGGGGCGCCGGCATCGGCCGCACCCTGGCGACCATCAATGTCTGGACGCTAGCAGCGGCGGCCCTGGCGCTCGGCTGGGGCGAACGCGGCGCCGCTTGGCTGCCATTGGGGGCAGCCCTGGCCCTGGCCCTGGGCGTCTTCGGCTGGGAGCGCAACTGGGAGCGCCGGCGCGCGGCCGCCGGCGAGCCGCCGCGGCGCGGCTAG